The stretch of DNA TTTTGACATCGTCTGTCAAGCCTTCAACTGCGAGTGCACGCTCAAGGTTGTCAAGCGATGGTAAGATTGCTTTTGCCAAGTCTTGGCTACGATAACGTTGCAAGTTTTGACGCTCTTCATTGGCACGGCGTTGGATATTTTGCATTTCTGCATGAGCACGAAGGTATTTGTTCTCAAACTCATCTGCACGTTCATTTGCCAAGTCCAACTCAGATTTCTCAGAAGTCATTTCTTCAGTTGTTTCCACAACTTCCTCTTCTTGAACTTCTTCTACTTCTTCATTTTTTATATCTTGGGCCATTTTCGCCTCCTTTAATGATTTCAATCTTAATGTACTTCGTAATGATTACTGCTGAGGTAGCGGTAAAAATCTGTCAACTTCATAGTCAAAACACGATTGACTACATTGACTTGGTTGATTAGCTGTTGGTAATCCAGATTAACCGGACCGATAATGGCTAGAATTCCAACTCCCCGATAAGGAATGAGGAACTTGC from Streptococcus mitis encodes:
- the grpE gene encoding nucleotide exchange factor GrpE, which codes for MAQDIKNEEVEEVQEEEVVETTEEMTSEKSELDLANERADEFENKYLRAHAEMQNIQRRANEERQNLQRYRSQDLAKAILPSLDNLERALAVEGLTDDVKKGLEMVQESLIHALKEEGIEEIAADGEFDHNYHMAIQTLPADDEHPADTIAQVFQKGYKLHDRILRPAMVVVYN